One window of the Cryptomeria japonica chromosome 7, Sugi_1.0, whole genome shotgun sequence genome contains the following:
- the LOC131072404 gene encoding uncharacterized protein LOC131072404 isoform X4 codes for MLTISVQLYSRGNLNACVGPFRNDVLLFKAPITKLKLMPMPERICIYGRRKHIMKKPPRAVMMDPWAPSMDSQSIASQLFAVSLFPYLGFLYYITKSKSAPPLTQFGFYFLLAFVGATRQFLLAYMP; via the coding sequence ATGCTCACAATCTCTGTGCAACTCTATTCGAGAGGGAACTTGAATGCTTGCGTTGGCCCATTTCGCAATGATGTCTTACTATTTAAAGCTCCAATTACCAAACTTAAGCTCATGCCAATGccggagagaatatgtatttatGGTAGAAGAAAACATATCATGAAGAAGCCTCCGAGGGCTGTTATGATGGATCCATGGGCACCCAGTATGGATTCACAGAGTATTGCTTCACAGCTGTTTGCAGTTTCGTTATTTCCATACTTGGGTTTCTTGTATTACATCACCAAGTCCAAATCAGCTCCTCCCCTCACTCAATTCGGCTTCTACTTCCTGCTAGCTTTTGTAGGCGCCACAA